A genomic window from Silene latifolia isolate original U9 population chromosome 11, ASM4854445v1, whole genome shotgun sequence includes:
- the LOC141613566 gene encoding uncharacterized protein LOC141613566: MDFESFLLKLCELFVLDDNDVDDDALIQWIMNMGEPSLYSIQMMKDRENSLFKDDNLSLAASLYKQAFNCLCFLGLPSAHSHSTSSSLAISLVLNLEAYFEPSNVKALYRRGVALQKLNFFVEALDDFEHALKLEPNNKDVSRELYSVVHCLALKTNGKRVAYHFDPLGTDRKGKKHLLNVDADTN; encoded by the exons ATGGATTTTGAGTCTTTTCTTCTCAAACTTTGTGAGTTGTTTGTTCTGGACGATAACGATGTGGATGATGATGCCCTTATTCAGTGGATTATGAATATGGGTGAACCTTCACTTTACAGTATACAGATGATGAAAGATAGAGAAAACTCTCTATTCAAAGATGACAATCTATCTTTAGCTGCTAGCCTATATAAGCAAGCTTTTAATTGTTTATGCTTCCTTGGCCTTCCTTCCGCTCATAGCCACTCGACTTCCTCTTCCCTTGCCATATCCCTTGTGCTCAATTTAGAGGCTT ATTTTGAGCCCTCCAATGTGAAAGCTTTATATCGTAGAGGCGTAGCCTTACAGAAATTGAATTTCTTTGTGGAGGCCCTTGACGACTTTGAACATGCCTTGAAGCTTGAACCGAATAATAAGGATGTTAGTCGTGAACTCTATTCCGTTGTTCACTGTCTTGCTCTGAAAACCAATGGAAAACGGGTCGCTTATCATTTTGACCCCTTGGGCACTGACAGGAAAGGTAAGAAACATCTTCTTAATGTGGATGCGGATACTAATTAG